The nucleotide sequence TGCAACATTATACGAAGTTATAGCATGCGAAATTTCGATGTTATTGTTGAGTTTTAAGAAGTCTCAGAAGAGTTGTATGAACATATCAAAAACTTCATGCGAGTAAAAACATAGAAAATTTATGATTATGACCAacataatttgatttttaaaaagtaTAATCTGAAAAGCTAGAACATCAAACCTGAGAGAGCTAACTTTAATCCTGTTTCGATGTCTGAAATGGTTGGAACAAGGACTCCAGGGGTATCCAACACATATATGCTAGGTCGATGTGCAATCTGCACGCGAGAACAAATGATATTAAAAACTTATTTTATTTTTGTGAAAAAGATTGACTAAAGCTTCTGTTTTTGTGATGTCTGGCGATTTTGTATTCAAAGGTTGTGGTCATTTTTGTTCGATTTTCTCCCTTTTATGTTGGAGTATTGTCAATGGTGTTTAGCTCATAATCATTTctaaagaattaaaaaaaaaaaaaatttattattattattaatttttttttgtagTTTTTCTACTGTCCAGAGTCTAGCTTGAGTCTTGACTGTAGGCCTTGTATTCTTTTGTAAAGACTTGGCTTTATATTAAAGGTAGtttgcatttaaaaaaaaaaaaaatctcccaCTTTAATATCTTGCCATGTAATATGTACGGTGAACCAATATTTTTCATATATTATCAACAAAAACAATAGTGTTAAATTCGTATCCAGTATAATATAGAAAATCAAACCTTAAATCCTGCAATATCTTGAGTTACACCAGGCAATGGTCCTACttttgctcgtttcttcttctcctGCGCTAAGAAAAATCCAATAGTTATTGCCAGAGACATCGCGCTTAATAAATATCAGCAAATTATAATCACGTCATAGAGCTAAACAACAACACAAATTAGATAAAACATATTACCAGGAAAACGAGATGAAGCGATTTGATGAATGCAGTTGATTAACGCAGACTTGCCAACGTTTGGCACGCCTACCACCATCACAAGCAGTGTAGGTTCTTTCGCAATCTTTTCTTTTAATTTAAGCTCAACAAGCTCTAAAAGCTATTTATAGTTTAAACACACGTTAGACTACAGTAAAATAAAGATTAACTAAATAATAGATCAATTAATAAATGTCATATGCCAACAATTCAAATGAACTGGGTCAGCAATCTTTTAGTTCTGATAGAAAGCATTTTGAACAAAGGTAGATCCTTTAGCTTAATTTGGTATTTTTTATATTTATGTTCTAAGATTGAAACGGATAAAATCAAACCTTTTGAACAGAGCTCCTACTATGTGCATTGATGGGAAGACAATCTTGCTTGCATGATCCAAAATAATCAACCCATTTCTAACAAAACCCAAACAACAAAAATCATTCCAATTTCCCACAAATTTATAACCCAAATCACCTACAAAAAAAAATGGCAACTACATATTCTATGCAAACATACATAAATTCAAATGTGAGTCCAAAATTAGCACTACTTCAGCATCTTTAAAAAGTACTTCATTGTTTTAAATCAACACGGTATAAGAAGTGATGCGTACACAACAAACAAGCATAGCCTTATTATCTCAAAGTGTTCAATTGACAACCGCTTTTTAGGGCAATTAACAACCGCTTTTTAGGTAACAATTATCTCATTTATCATATAATGAGGCCACAAGTGAACTAAATTTAGGGCTAATGATTAAGAGAAATTATATTGTGTACTAAAATATGCCAAACATCAGATACTGCTTGAAAGTGAATCGTATTTAAACCGATTGACGTCACATTACGCCAATTTTCGGACAATTTAAGAATAAGCAAAGCTTAAAGTTTACAATCTAATATCAATTCTAAGTGATCAATCAATCAATTTTTAATTTTTCTAGTAAAAAAAGCAAATAAAAGCAAATtagtaaatagatacatacatgcataatattAGGGTTAGCTAAATCCTTCTTATTGAGAGCAATTACACGGCGTTTAGTAGATAAACGCGGTTGAAGGTCTTGATTTGCAGAAGATAACGGAATCTGTTATCACAATTATTATCATAAAACATACATTAAAAATGAATTAATGAATCAAAATAATAatctataaaaaataaaaatggaaTGCATACTCGAGAATCACGGACTTCAATAACAAGGTCAGCAAGCTTAAGGCGAGAATTAATGGCACGAGTGGCGGCGGCCATATGACCGGGAAACCAATTGATATTGCCGCCGCCGGCGTTAAAACTCATATCACCTAATCCTTTTTTTACAATCTTAATTATTCCATTTCCCCCCATCTTTCAAAGTTTATTGTTTCTTCTCTTTAACTGTTTTCTAGGTTTTAACTTCGACTTAGGGTTCCTGCTGCTTCAAAAAATTAGGCCCTCAAAATATGAAGTTTCACTTGAAATAATTAGTAGATGATCGACTcgtgtgagttttttttttttttttcatcaaaaTTCAGAAATTCACATCAGTTatcatatttatataatttattaattactattactatttactATTACTATATAATTACTACTATATATACTAACGATCGTGGAATACTCAAATATTATTGGTCGGCCATACTAACGATCATAGTGGAATGCTCAAATATTATTGGCCGGCCACTATTCACGATCGTGGGATACTCAAATATTATTGGTCGGCCATACTAACGATCATAGTGGAATGCTCAAATATTCTATTCACCTTTTTTTTTTATCCCTTCACCTATTTTTTTCTCCCTCGGATCCCTATTAGTCGAGCACTGTTCatcattttaaatattttttttgtcCTTTTTTTGCCCTATTATGTCTTTATCACTTGGAGAAAGTTGATAGGATAGTATACATGAATACATACACTCGCTATTACGCGGTTTAAAATATATAAGGATCATAGTGGAATGCTCAAATCCTATTGGTCggccactattcatcaatagtagccTGCCACTATTCACCTTTTTTTTTCCCCTTCGGATCCCTATTAGTCGAGCACTGttcatcattttaaaaaaaaatttgtcttttttttcCCTATTATGTCTTTATCATTTGGAGAAAGTTGATAGGATAGTATACATGAATACATACACTCGCTATTACgcggtttaaatatatatatatatatatatatatatatatatatatatatatatatatatatatatatatatatatatatatatatatatatatatatagtggtaggatcaagagggaagtaaccattcagggggaagcggggggaaacaaaaactttttttttcgttttttgaaaaaactttgttcacgaacattatagatgagatgaaaatataaacatttagtagagacactttgtgataaatgtttttattttggcggaaaaacgctcgaagaagtaatatataacaatcatcgttttttcgagcgtattttgaggttttagctattggggtttagatattagggtttagatatcagggtttatagggtttagacattagggtttagaaatttagggtttagggtataaatttagggtttagatttaggatttagattgagtttttaacacgaacggtttagagtttagggtttagagtttagggtttggtgttttgggtttatggaataaacccaaaataccaaaccctaaaccctaaaccctaaactctaaatcgggctaaattttacttcacaaaacatgaagaaaaaaaaacgttcatattcttcacgaacaatattatcttgaatgttatttttgtcgatcgtttttccgcctaaataagaacattcatcacgaagtgtctcttctaaatgttcatattttcgtgtgatcttgatgccggaaaaaaaaatgaacaaaaaaatttttgcttccccccgcttccccccgattggttactttcccattgatcctgcccctatatatatatatatatatatatatatatatatatatatatatatatatatatatatatatatatatatatatatatatatatatatatatattttcttcggatcccTATTAGTCGAGCACTGTTCatcattttaaatatttttttttgtctttttttttGCCCTATTATGTCTTTATCATTTGGAGAAAGTTGATAGGATAGTATACATGAATACATACACTCGCTATTAcacggtttaaaatatataatatttttaaaaattttttttaattaaatcgcTAACACTTTTCAAGCAGCAGCGCGCGAACTGTCGGTCATTATTCATCAATAGTGGCCTACCactattcatcattttttttttacacTTTCACTTTTTTTTCCCACTTTCACTTTATATATACTATATTGGCCGActcctattcatcaatagtaattttttttaatttcCCACTATTcatcattttaattttttttctcaaatacatgaatacatacactcgctattacacggtttaaaatatataatattttttaatattttttctaAAGTTAAATCGCTAACACTTTTAAAGCTGCAACGCGCGAACCCACCTTTTTGTTATTACCGTATAATACACAAAAATGATAAATAGTAACTAGAGGCATTTTTGTCCTTTTACTTTTTCTTTTTATTCTAATTAAATTCCACTACACAAAAAGACCCCCAcaattttttcaaatattcaaatcgaccccccaaacagggggtaaagtgtcaaataaccattttcataaaaaaaaatcttaaataaacttcacacaaatattcaacgggtcatatcttctcactcgcaacgagttaaatttttccaacaccatcgttaaactcgaaataattttagaaacacaatgtcactaactatatgcaaaacggacgctttttaaaaaacgctaaatatttagggtacctttcatacacgttgattttgcgttaaatttttaaaagtcgataattacatagttaaacgcggagatggacatatattgttaatttaaaataacatttaaatctttcatggGTTATactttttagttcgactcgagttgcgcttcaacgacatcattctttagccacgaaataattttacaaactaaacgcaataatatacattaaaaaccgaacctccaacgcgaagcgagggttcaacaactagtttataataataattattaatttattaataattaataagtaaatATTTAATGCCTTAGTGTTCTTAATGGCAAAATTTCATTACTCAACTCCTTAACAACCCACCAACTTAAAACGGATTTATCATCCAATCATTGCAAGTTACATTACAACGACTTCTACTTATAACCAATAATACGAAACATTAAAATACAGTCGAAAACAATATTCTTATTCATCATGTGAGGCTGAAAGATAGCGCTATTACTAAACATTACACGCGATGATGATGTATAACATGTTCTTCTTATCCACCATTGCATGTTGATCTTCATAACACATTATCCATTCACGCAAAGCCAAGAACACCGACATTTGAATTCCAACCCAAACACGAACTTTTCTCCATAGTTACAAAGCAACACTACAAGTATACATAATGTGATCCAAACTTCCAACCCGAAGCTCACATTCCACACATCCAATATGTTTGATCTAACGACCCTTTTGTGATATCTTCAGTCTCGTTGGCAACTGATTTAACACTAACCTCCACATTAAAATGTTCATCTTACGCGAAAATATTTTTACCCATATAGTATTCTGACCCGAAGACGATAATAATATACCATCAATATACATGCACGTGACTCCGGTAACGAATAAAGAGCCATCAGATATGCACCATTCCCTCACATCTTCTCTTTCCAAAGTGATCAGCCGTCCGATTATCTGAACCATTTGATTAATATGAAGAATGACTAGCGAACCCAAAGATGCTCTCTTCTAATTCCAATTACATACCTTATTGATCGATCTTTCTGAAATGGAACAATCGGGACTAGACTCCAGATGTAAAAGGCATCAAGGCATGGATACTTGTCTTTCAACAACCCATCACCTAGCCAattatcttttcaaaaatgaatcgaGTAGTCATTTCCTACTTTCTTTCGCAAAACAATAGAAGGAAGAAGCCCCTTTGTTAATTGTTAATAAtcgattaaattaataatatatttaaagttAATGGTAGACGTTAATGTTCAAAAAATTTGTGTATAATTTTATAATTGTCACTTTAAATAAACTAGATACAATATTTATGCCAAAGAGTTTTATGCACTGTAAAGTTGTCATTAAAACATCATTAAATAAACTACCACTTGCATTATTAGAGCAGTGGTACCTCGAGGTATTCGGGTTTCATGGAATTGAGGGTATTCTTAAAGTTTTTCATTAACTCTTATCACATGCCACGCACATGAGGGTAATCTTGTCACTTTATACAATCCTACTCACCCCTCCTTCATCTTTAAGAACACCTTCATCTAAAAGAGCACTTCATCACCATAAAATTTAAAACTTTCAAATCAAACACAAGAAAACACAAATTCAAACACAGCTAATTAAAAAACCACGATGAATTAACGAGTCTATATACTCGATCACAACTAATTAAAAAACCATGAACAATATAAATGTTGATAGCTCCCTTTGAATTTAAAGGGTATGTATACATGGATGATGTACAGTTGTAAATAATTGCAAAGAAGAAAAATCGAACAATAAATTTAAACACCTCAATCACAGAGGTTCAAGATGTAATAATCAACTATGAAATCAGAATGAGTAGCAGAATTGTTCACTCCCAATACAACTACAATCTAAATGCTCGACAAAGTATGAGCATGACAGATGATCAATGGAATCGGTTAGGGTTTCACTAGAGAAACTCATACACACGTACAAGAACGATTAAATGAAATCAGATGCAAAATATCTTAATTTTGATTACTTAAATAGAAAAATGGCAATGTAAGCCCTTTCAAATATCACCTTCTGAACTTAGGCCCCAAGCTATCCATATATTTATATTCAGCACCTCCAGCTTCCAAGACTTCAACAAAGCTCACCTAACTTATGTTTATTCAACATATATTCAGAAATATTCAAACAAAAGACAAACAcgtaaaagtataaaaaaaatatgaaagaataaaattggaaAGTTTGTTACGATAGTTTGTTGCAACCACGAAAGGAACAGATGTCACGTCATCATTTCATCTAACAAACTATTGGCATCTATAAATACACCCCTTGGGCCATTCATTACACACACAATCTAACACACAATCAATACGCAATTACTCTGCTAAAATCATTAAAAACATTTACAGTCAATTACATTGGATTCCAGTCATCATCGAAATTCAATCCCCTGAAGATATTAATCTACTCAATCCGATTTATTAgataaggataatatatttatagtTAAGATTGTATAAATATTAGTCAAACATACAATAGTTGGCAAAATGATCTTTACCATAGATAACTGACTAGTTTGCTAGGATTTGATTTGGTGGATCACATCCAGCTGTACATGCTTGTATATATACCGATGAGATATGAATGAAAACCATCGATTGAATTCTCATACATTAACACGATATCAGTTGTTTACCTTTAGCCCTGCTTCTCCTCCATCGTAAATCAATCAACCAAACAATCCTAACCTGCTTCATCTTCTTCTTTCTTCACGATGGCAGAACAATCCAAATATCACCCAGCCCTCACTGTTTCTAACATCCGCAACATGATTCCTATCACACTAGAACTCGACAAAAGCCAGTATAATTCATGGactcatgtgacaacccggaaatttttgaccaaatttaaattttatctttaaatgatttaatgttttcgacacgataagcaaagtctgtaatgttgagtcacgaaagttttgaaactatattcatgtaatcaattattctttgactgttctcgaagattcacgaacaatatatatatatataacttaatgtgcatatatatatatatatatatatatatatatatatatatatatatatatatatatacacatatatatatacatatatatatatatacacatatatatatacatatatatatatatatatatatatatatatatatatatatatatatatatatatatatgatttcaagttatttagtaaacgatagtaacattcgattattgattcgattgatatttagataagttaactaaaacgtttaagatgaaccagtaaaacactaatttgctacagtatttttgaattgctacagtacccgaaaagctacagtgttttcgaaaatcactatttgctacagtaaaaaaactttgctacagtgaacactatttcaaaatgaaaatgtatatactacgagatgatgatttatagaagcaaataaccaaaacacttaattgattaaagctacacttcgagtgacatagtttatcaatgattaagtttaatttttgataaaggtacacgtcgcgtaacgaaaagtactagttttctaagcgtacgaaaatgcgttcgagaaaccggaagcgggacataagtcgaacgtaaacgtacaagacatcggaataaaaattacaaatcaactatgcacgggaatataatataatatataattaattaatataaattatatatattatatattattttattatgtcgacgaactagtgtacaaaaacagatgtgagctgtaaaatcatcccatgcgatcgcatgggatatggcctaggaagccatgcgatcgcatggcaaccctggacaggccaaccactataaattcgatcgaattctgtttattgattcacaaatctctccatctctatattactctgtattatatattattattattattattattattattattattattattattattattattattattaattatattattattattaagagtattaatattattaatagtagtattattacatataaaatactacgacgaagtgctgttcgggttatttcaaaatgggttttcaaaagggatagagctaaggaaactatgtgttatagctatggaggttatgggtattgtttgcaaatcaaacctagtgtttatcatctctgttacgtctacgtactttcctgcaatattgaatcacaatattgatacgtgagcattcatatcttatcttttatatattaattgtgtatccatgtctagtgctcgagtatatatatttatgcatccttgtatgctaaatttcgtcgttaaatagtttatgatgaatcacgaattaaatacatatattactgataaaaggtatatgatatgcatgtttttggaaagctggcgaaaaatcaataacttttcatttagaaatcgcgtaatttcgatgaacgaattaaagatatggtcaattgatttatgattgacgttaattggaattgcttttgaatcttcaattaatatttaaacaacttgtttgtaagattgataaattggatttttgaatattaccagccgagtaaatgaatccttatataaggcacgtctcgttttgttgaactattgtcaaaattgacttttaaacgactttggataacttttgtatgtcgatctcgagcattaggattgtgatacactatgactagacctagcttgttaaacatttattgaccaacatatgttctctaggttgagatctaccgttatttgggtattccgagtttcggtcacatttcggtgaacaactttatgtgctactaaggtgagtttcattgctccctttttaattgcttttgcaatatatttttgggctgagaatacatgcaatttattttaaacgcaatggacacaagtacatactaaattctacaccgagtttgaaccgaaaatcccttagctttggtaactagtaactaccagttataagaactggtgggcacgagtagttgtatatggatccatagggcttgacatccccgtctgttccaggtatagaaaccctagcctgaactataaaacagacgtatgctatttgagtttagtacacgttggattgcgtgtattgtacatgttggttacatgtatgttaaaacaggggtacttattatatatacgttaaagtttagttaccagggtgctcaatcttgtagaatattttgataaacgtttctggatgaaacaactgaaatcttgtgatccacctttatatacagattatgcgcaacattaaaactatgaactcaccaacctttgtgttgacacttgttagcatgtttattctcaggttccctagaagtcttccgctgtttgcttatatgttatacaagatatgtgcatggagtcatacatgctttattcgagaaaacgttgcattcacaaatcatcaccatctatcttattttgactgcattgtcaacggaagtactattgtaaactattatttacggtgattgtctatatgtagaaattatcagatttcgaaaacctttgatttaaatattcatttatggtgtgccttttcaaaagaatgcaatgtttaccaaacgtatcatatagaggtcaaatacctcgtaatgaaatcgatgaatgacgtgttcgtccatatggatttggagcgatcgtctcagttggtatcagagtgttggtcctagcgaaccaggtcttgcatgagtgtgtctaactaatagttgttaggatgcattagtaagtctggacttcgaccgtgtctgcatgttaaaagttttgcttatcatttcttgtcgaaaattacatgcttatcattcttagtccagacacgttttactgcattgattgcatgaatagtttatagacaaaattcgtatcttaacgtatctgctaattcatatcttagcatatctgttactgtaaactttgcctgacagcttccgaaagttcctctGTAAATTGCGGGAtcccttgtattatatataggtattctatgtaattagaatatcatccgatatccaaaaatcatt is from Rutidosis leptorrhynchoides isolate AG116_Rl617_1_P2 chromosome 10, CSIRO_AGI_Rlap_v1, whole genome shotgun sequence and encodes:
- the LOC139872945 gene encoding short integuments 2, mitochondrial — protein: MGGNGIIKIVKKGLGDMSFNAGGGNINWFPGHMAAATRAINSRLKLADLVIEVRDSRIPLSSANQDLQPRLSTKRRVIALNKKDLANPNIMHKWVDYFGSCKQDCLPINAHSRSSVQKLLELVELKLKEKIAKEPTLLVMVVGVPNVGKSALINCIHQIASSRFPAQEKKKRAKVGPLPGVTQDIAGFKIAHRPSIYVLDTPGVLVPTISDIETGLKLALSGSVKDSVVGEERIAQYLLAVLNTRQTPLRWRNIHYDMLKDLQNESDNKHDHHLKDLLPKRPVLPVASDLHYVEGVAKKVQSALYSTLSEFRGDLEDENELEVLIEEQFEALQKAFKISNKANEARMMVSKKFLTLFRAGKLGPFILDDVPCVATNS